Proteins co-encoded in one uncultured Draconibacterium sp. genomic window:
- a CDS encoding carbohydrate kinase has translation MEIKNNEILCFGEVLWDRLPSGAKAGGAPMNVALHLSAIGLDATIASSVGNDEPGAELKKFLEDSGMSTSYIQTDDNLPTSEVLVHLDDNNNATYEICEPVAWDNIQLNESLMKKAKQAGLLIYGSLASRNPLTRETLMNLLDYDGVKLIDVNFRKPYDSREVVEKLLEKTDIVKLNDEELEVFAGWYNRPDSDGRSLIEWFVKHYNIKMLCVTKGEKGALLYCNGKFYEHPGFKVNAVDTVGAGDAFLAGLIASLLNEKEPAEALAFACATGAFVASKAGATPKYDMDEIEGILSNDQPTIERNNIQIN, from the coding sequence ATGGAAATTAAGAACAACGAAATATTGTGCTTTGGCGAGGTGCTTTGGGACCGTTTGCCATCGGGCGCGAAAGCCGGAGGTGCCCCCATGAACGTGGCGCTTCACCTCAGTGCGATCGGTTTGGATGCTACCATTGCCAGCAGTGTAGGAAACGATGAACCGGGAGCAGAGCTAAAAAAATTCCTTGAAGATTCGGGAATGTCTACCTCATACATTCAAACCGACGATAATTTGCCTACCAGTGAAGTATTGGTGCATTTGGATGATAACAACAACGCGACCTACGAAATTTGTGAACCCGTGGCCTGGGATAATATTCAACTAAATGAATCGCTTATGAAAAAAGCAAAACAGGCTGGTTTGCTGATTTACGGATCACTGGCGTCGCGTAATCCTTTAACCCGCGAAACACTGATGAATTTGTTGGATTACGATGGCGTGAAATTGATTGATGTAAATTTTCGTAAGCCATATGATTCGCGAGAAGTAGTTGAAAAGCTTTTGGAAAAAACGGATATCGTAAAACTCAACGACGAAGAATTGGAGGTTTTTGCAGGTTGGTACAACCGCCCTGATTCTGATGGGCGCAGCCTTATAGAATGGTTTGTAAAACATTATAACATTAAAATGTTGTGTGTAACCAAAGGCGAAAAAGGAGCTTTGTTGTACTGCAATGGAAAATTCTACGAACACCCCGGATTTAAAGTAAATGCTGTTGATACCGTTGGTGCCGGCGACGCATTTCTTGCCGGACTAATTGCTTCACTGTTAAATGAAAAAGAACCTGCCGAAGCGCTGGCTTTTGCCTGTGCTACCGGAGCATTTGTGGCATCGAAAGCCGGTGCTACTCCAAAATACGACATGGATGAAATTGAGGGAATCCTATCGAATGACCAACCAACTATCGAAAGAAATAATATTCAAATTAATTAA
- a CDS encoding TonB-dependent receptor codes for MVKRIKLKNATKGMFFILLSLFSTIAFAQEISVSGTVKDASGMALPGVTIVEKGTTNGTITDVDGVYTIDVAGADAVLQISFIGMKSQEIAVSGRTSINISMEDETIGLAEVVAVGYSVQRKADLTGAVEVVEMDAIENVSLSSGNPMQALQGHVPGLYIEKTGTPSATSSRILIRGVNTLGDNNPLYIIDGVPTKRPEVFQGLSAGSIVSVQVLKDASASSIYGARASNGVVIVTTKNGSDKKGEVRVEFNSNFSVQSEKSQRYDMLNAVDRGRALWQASVNDGVDPTSGYGEIYNFDWNGDYNNPVLNGVSVQPYVGGDTNVPAGDTDWQDATYETGFVINNDLTVSGGTEKSSVLMNIGYIKNTGMLKYTNYDRITARINGQTSMLDNRVKFGINAQVVSSNETLETPDLGSAPTPGLAITLAPTIPLYDLNGNYGGPLGSGYSDRNNPVMMQYINRWDNTNRRYLFGSVFAEIQPVKNLVLRTTLGIDYSMVKDKDIEPAFSNGFIARSVNNLRIYNSDFTSVTWSNTANYKLDIGKSKFGFLFGIEAVSDNFQDFTGYKEGFSSQTEEFFVLSAGTSNGNSFGTATSSRLFSQFGKIDYNYNERFLASFTLRRDGSSRFGADNRYGFFPAATFGWRLSEEEFMRGMEKISNLKFRAGVGRVGNQDVGDFASLGLFEPRYGAVASQVDGIFHNDFFDDYWNVGSAYALDGQDSGNLPSGFVSVQAGNPALRWETTDELNLGIDFGFFDSKLVGAFDWYTRKTTDILIQPPVASALGEGQLQFLNGATKKNTGWEFALSYRKKVNSDLSYEIAGSASHFADKITELPEEVRTAYPGNSEQTVLGHSELSIFGYVADGIFKNQGEVDAHASQVGAAPGRIRWADLNDDGAINSLDQKFLGTLLPKLEYSLRIDVNYKNFDLSVFGSGVAGKTGYDPYTYYNDFIRGRDNVGPGVFKAWTTQNPDSDVPALTLSDSNNETRTSSYLNVNASYFKLRNIQLGYSLPKTVLDKVGIDKVRFYLMAENLFWIQSNEFQGPDPERTDVNTIPIPRTFSAGVNVAF; via the coding sequence ATGGTTAAAAGAATCAAACTTAAAAATGCGACTAAGGGAATGTTTTTCATTCTGCTTAGTTTGTTTTCAACAATCGCATTTGCCCAGGAAATTTCGGTTTCGGGTACTGTGAAAGACGCCTCGGGCATGGCATTGCCAGGTGTAACAATTGTTGAAAAAGGAACAACAAACGGTACCATTACCGATGTTGATGGTGTTTACACTATCGATGTAGCGGGTGCCGATGCAGTGCTGCAGATTTCTTTTATTGGAATGAAATCACAGGAAATAGCAGTATCAGGCAGAACATCTATTAATATTAGCATGGAGGACGAAACCATCGGTTTGGCAGAAGTTGTAGCCGTTGGTTATAGCGTTCAGCGAAAAGCCGATTTAACCGGTGCGGTTGAAGTGGTAGAAATGGACGCAATTGAAAATGTAAGTTTAAGTTCGGGTAACCCCATGCAGGCTTTGCAGGGCCATGTTCCGGGACTTTATATTGAAAAAACCGGTACTCCCAGTGCAACCAGCAGTCGAATTCTTATTCGTGGAGTAAATACGCTTGGAGATAACAACCCATTGTATATCATCGATGGAGTACCAACCAAAAGACCAGAGGTGTTTCAGGGACTGAGCGCCGGTTCAATTGTTTCGGTGCAGGTATTGAAAGATGCGTCAGCTTCTTCAATTTATGGAGCACGTGCATCAAACGGTGTTGTAATTGTTACCACCAAAAACGGGTCGGATAAAAAAGGTGAAGTTAGAGTAGAATTTAACTCTAACTTTTCGGTTCAAAGCGAAAAATCGCAACGATATGATATGCTGAATGCTGTTGATCGTGGCCGGGCTTTGTGGCAGGCATCGGTAAACGACGGTGTTGATCCAACAAGCGGATACGGCGAAATTTACAACTTCGACTGGAATGGTGATTATAATAATCCTGTTCTGAATGGCGTAAGCGTTCAGCCATATGTTGGTGGAGATACGAACGTTCCTGCGGGCGATACCGATTGGCAGGATGCAACTTATGAAACTGGTTTTGTAATCAATAACGACCTGACTGTTTCCGGCGGAACTGAAAAGTCTTCGGTATTAATGAATATTGGTTACATTAAAAATACCGGTATGCTGAAATATACCAACTACGATCGTATTACGGCCCGTATCAATGGGCAAACCAGCATGCTGGATAATAGAGTGAAGTTTGGTATCAATGCACAGGTTGTATCGTCGAACGAAACATTGGAAACTCCCGACCTTGGTAGTGCTCCAACGCCTGGCCTGGCAATTACTTTGGCTCCAACAATTCCGTTGTACGATTTAAACGGCAATTATGGAGGACCACTAGGATCAGGTTATTCCGACCGGAATAACCCGGTAATGATGCAGTATATTAACCGTTGGGACAATACCAATCGCAGGTATTTATTTGGCAGTGTATTTGCTGAAATTCAGCCGGTAAAGAATCTTGTACTGCGCACAACGCTCGGAATTGACTACTCGATGGTGAAAGACAAAGATATTGAACCTGCTTTTAGCAATGGTTTTATTGCACGTTCAGTAAATAACTTAAGAATTTACAATAGCGACTTCACTAGTGTAACATGGTCGAACACTGCTAATTACAAGCTTGATATTGGTAAAAGTAAATTTGGATTCCTTTTCGGTATTGAAGCGGTGAGCGATAATTTTCAGGATTTCACCGGATATAAAGAAGGATTTTCTTCGCAAACTGAAGAGTTTTTTGTGTTGAGCGCCGGAACCAGTAACGGAAATAGTTTTGGAACAGCAACAAGCAGCCGTTTATTCTCTCAGTTCGGAAAAATCGATTACAACTACAACGAACGTTTTCTGGCGTCGTTCACACTACGTCGCGATGGTTCATCGCGATTCGGAGCCGATAACCGTTACGGTTTCTTCCCTGCTGCTACCTTCGGATGGCGGTTGAGCGAGGAGGAGTTTATGAGAGGAATGGAAAAAATTTCAAATCTTAAATTTCGTGCCGGTGTTGGTCGTGTTGGTAACCAGGATGTTGGTGATTTTGCCAGTCTTGGATTATTTGAACCTCGTTACGGAGCTGTGGCCAGCCAGGTTGATGGTATATTCCACAACGACTTTTTTGATGACTACTGGAATGTTGGTTCAGCTTATGCTTTAGATGGTCAGGATTCAGGAAATCTGCCTTCGGGTTTTGTGTCAGTACAAGCCGGAAACCCTGCCTTGAGATGGGAAACAACAGATGAATTGAACCTGGGTATCGATTTCGGATTTTTCGATAGTAAGTTGGTTGGAGCATTCGATTGGTATACACGTAAAACAACCGATATTTTGATTCAGCCACCGGTAGCTTCGGCTTTAGGTGAGGGCCAACTACAGTTCCTGAATGGAGCAACCAAGAAAAACACAGGTTGGGAATTTGCGTTGAGCTACAGAAAAAAAGTGAACAGCGACTTATCATACGAAATTGCAGGTAGTGCCAGCCACTTTGCCGATAAAATCACTGAACTTCCTGAAGAAGTTAGAACAGCTTATCCTGGTAACTCGGAGCAAACAGTTCTTGGTCATTCAGAGCTTTCGATTTTTGGTTATGTAGCTGACGGTATTTTTAAAAATCAGGGAGAAGTTGATGCACATGCCAGTCAGGTTGGTGCTGCCCCGGGGCGTATCCGCTGGGCTGATTTGAATGATGATGGTGCAATTAACTCACTCGACCAGAAATTCCTTGGAACACTGCTTCCTAAACTAGAGTATAGTTTAAGAATTGATGTGAATTACAAAAATTTTGATTTGTCTGTTTTTGGATCGGGAGTTGCCGGAAAAACCGGTTATGATCCTTATACTTACTATAACGATTTTATTCGTGGTCGCGATAACGTAGGACCTGGTGTTTTCAAAGCCTGGACTACGCAAAATCCGGATTCAGATGTTCCTGCATTAACATTGTCGGATAGCAATAACGAAACACGTACTTCCAGTTATTTGAACGTAAACGCGTCTTATTTCAAATTGCGTAACATCCAGCTTGGTTACTCGTTGCCAAAAACTGTATTGGATAAAGTTGGCATAGACAAGGTTCGCTTTTACCTGATGGCCGAAAACCTGTTTTGGATTCAAAGCAATGAATTTCAGGGACCGGATCCGGAACGTACCGATGTAAATACCATCCCGATTCCAAGGACTTTCTCTGCCGGTGTTAATGTTGCATTCTAA
- a CDS encoding RagB/SusD family nutrient uptake outer membrane protein — MKNIKIVIVALISLLAVSCDNYLETEPQGFISAGSPTAEGAEGLVTAAYAGIGNNDMIGPIASMWVYGSVRSDDAYKGGGGVSDVEPYNFYEQYNLTQPFQSWLAGLPYTWENYYRAISRANSALRTLNELTDEEFALRQTRIAEARFLRGHSHFMLKVLFKYVPYIDESKSNEEILQTSNREYSNDELWNKIAEDFEFAMNNLPESQSQVGRANKYAAAAYLAKLRLYQAYEQDENNQVVNINQSRMQEVVNLCEMVIASGQYSLQADFGENFMGGYDNGPESVFAIQFSISDGTTSGRLNFENGLNYPHGAPQYGCCGFHQPSQNMVNAFATDENGLPKFDSFNDVELSAADITPDGVTVDPRIDHSIGIDGHPYKYRNEESYIFSNSWVRDPGVYGYFQSMKEQQAADCSCYKKQGPFMGVSKNIDIIRYADVLLMQAEAYIELGQQDMARPLINQVRNRASESTSRTRLADGTAPSNYMISEYDGTNLAWTQDNARKALQWERRLEFALESPRFFDLVRWGIAEPTLNAYLEKEKTRKDFLNDAQFTAGRDEYFPIPQREIDFTKGLYEQNVGY; from the coding sequence ATGAAAAATATTAAAATAGTTATAGTTGCGCTGATAAGCCTTTTGGCTGTCTCGTGCGATAATTATCTGGAAACTGAGCCGCAAGGGTTCATTTCAGCCGGAAGCCCAACGGCCGAAGGCGCTGAAGGTTTAGTTACCGCGGCTTACGCCGGAATTGGAAACAACGATATGATTGGCCCTATAGCAAGTATGTGGGTTTATGGTAGTGTGCGCTCTGATGATGCTTACAAAGGAGGCGGTGGTGTTTCCGATGTTGAGCCTTACAACTTTTACGAGCAATATAACCTTACTCAACCATTCCAGAGTTGGTTGGCCGGTTTGCCTTATACCTGGGAAAATTATTACCGTGCTATTTCGCGTGCCAACTCGGCATTGCGCACCTTGAATGAGTTGACCGACGAAGAATTTGCGCTGCGTCAGACAAGGATTGCTGAAGCACGTTTCCTGAGAGGACATTCGCATTTTATGTTGAAAGTGTTGTTCAAATATGTTCCTTATATCGATGAAAGCAAGAGCAACGAAGAGATTCTTCAAACGTCAAACCGCGAATATTCAAACGATGAATTGTGGAACAAAATCGCTGAAGACTTTGAATTTGCGATGAATAATCTTCCAGAATCACAATCGCAGGTAGGTAGAGCCAATAAATATGCTGCTGCCGCTTACCTTGCAAAACTGAGATTATACCAGGCTTACGAGCAAGATGAAAACAACCAGGTGGTAAACATTAACCAAAGCCGTATGCAGGAAGTTGTTAACCTGTGCGAAATGGTTATTGCATCCGGACAGTATAGTTTACAGGCTGATTTTGGTGAAAACTTTATGGGTGGTTACGATAATGGCCCTGAATCGGTTTTTGCTATTCAGTTTTCAATTAGCGACGGAACAACATCAGGACGTTTGAACTTCGAGAATGGACTGAACTACCCACACGGAGCTCCACAATACGGTTGTTGCGGTTTCCATCAGCCAAGCCAGAATATGGTGAATGCTTTTGCTACCGATGAGAATGGTTTACCAAAGTTCGATTCGTTTAACGATGTTGAACTGAGTGCAGCAGATATTACTCCTGATGGTGTAACTGTTGATCCGCGTATCGATCACTCCATTGGTATCGATGGTCACCCGTATAAATACCGTAACGAGGAATCCTATATTTTCAGCAACAGCTGGGTACGAGATCCGGGTGTTTACGGTTACTTCCAAAGTATGAAAGAACAGCAGGCTGCCGATTGTTCCTGCTACAAAAAGCAAGGGCCGTTTATGGGTGTATCAAAAAACATCGATATCATTCGTTATGCCGATGTATTGTTAATGCAGGCTGAAGCTTATATCGAGCTGGGACAGCAGGATATGGCCCGTCCGCTGATTAATCAGGTTCGTAATCGTGCCTCTGAAAGTACCAGCAGAACTCGTTTAGCCGATGGTACTGCTCCATCAAATTATATGATTTCGGAATACGATGGAACGAATTTAGCCTGGACACAGGATAACGCACGCAAAGCTTTACAGTGGGAGCGTCGTTTGGAGTTTGCTTTGGAAAGCCCTCGCTTTTTCGACCTGGTACGTTGGGGAATTGCAGAACCAACTTTGAATGCATACCTAGAGAAAGAGAAAACAAGAAAAGATTTCCTGAATGATGCGCAATTTACTGCCGGAAGAGACGAGTATTTTCCGATTCCGCAGCGTGAGATAGACTTTACAAAAGGTTTGTACGAACAAAATGTTGGGTATTAA
- a CDS encoding glycoside hydrolase family 32 protein, with amino-acid sequence MKSPVPVLLLILVVFWGCTENKKEEAAVSLHFNPVDSMLQNPIALIYAENSYHLFFNSTVDGEEKFGKAESNDLLNWSNKSISIESEEAGIQDIKTIVADWNQTTDYSAEASALIAFGTVAENYGELTISYSNDNGYSWKQDIENTITLADFNASIQDLKVFWHDETQAWILLTLSGYEVRFYSSADLKNWEYLSRFGDDVALKSGSWTSIDFFPMEITETNETNWVLFISADSGSPNEGSGVQYFVGSFDGFVYQASHNKPKWIDHGSDLYQAVVLSDYRLVNKKPVLIGTLYNFIYEKFNISNNSSTEFSLARQLALKERFYDYYLFSEPVAIKKFATETINETELADGKSIEKNLNLPIRIELTFDVNSRLYLGMAESFGVTITTKEDKELILGYQAERRYFYIADPSIQRDFPDSWDGFYYAPYVTNEPELDMTLIIDRNSAELFAMNGLISLSRKFSFSEESVQVSLFRETGTVKLLKGTITEF; translated from the coding sequence ATGAAAAGTCCGGTTCCTGTTTTATTGCTGATTTTGGTTGTTTTCTGGGGATGTACAGAAAATAAAAAAGAGGAAGCTGCTGTTTCCCTGCATTTTAATCCGGTAGATTCAATGCTTCAGAATCCGATAGCTTTAATTTATGCCGAAAACAGTTATCACTTGTTTTTCAATTCCACGGTTGACGGTGAAGAGAAGTTTGGCAAGGCTGAAAGCAATGACTTGTTAAACTGGAGCAATAAATCAATAAGTATTGAGTCGGAAGAAGCCGGAATTCAGGATATTAAAACCATCGTAGCAGATTGGAATCAAACCACTGATTACAGTGCAGAAGCGTCTGCTTTGATTGCTTTCGGAACAGTTGCTGAGAATTATGGAGAACTTACAATCTCATACAGCAACGACAATGGATATTCATGGAAACAAGACATAGAAAACACCATTACACTCGCTGATTTTAACGCCTCCATTCAGGATCTAAAAGTGTTTTGGCACGATGAAACACAGGCCTGGATACTGCTAACACTTTCTGGTTATGAAGTGCGTTTTTATTCATCTGCAGATTTAAAAAACTGGGAGTATTTAAGTCGTTTTGGCGATGATGTTGCGCTGAAATCTGGATCGTGGACAAGCATCGATTTTTTCCCGATGGAAATTACGGAAACCAACGAAACGAATTGGGTGCTTTTTATCAGTGCCGATAGCGGTTCGCCTAACGAAGGCAGCGGTGTTCAGTATTTTGTTGGCAGTTTTGATGGCTTTGTTTACCAGGCGTCGCACAATAAACCCAAATGGATTGATCATGGAAGCGATCTTTACCAGGCTGTAGTTTTATCCGATTACCGGCTCGTCAACAAAAAGCCTGTTTTAATAGGAACTTTATACAATTTCATCTACGAAAAATTCAATATCTCAAATAATTCCTCAACCGAATTCTCGCTTGCCCGCCAACTAGCCTTGAAAGAAAGATTTTACGATTATTATTTATTTTCAGAACCGGTAGCCATTAAGAAATTTGCAACAGAAACAATTAACGAAACAGAATTAGCCGATGGTAAATCAATCGAAAAGAACCTGAATTTGCCAATCCGAATCGAATTGACTTTCGATGTCAATAGCCGTTTATACCTCGGTATGGCGGAATCATTTGGCGTTACTATCACAACAAAGGAAGACAAGGAGCTGATCCTGGGTTATCAGGCTGAGCGAAGATATTTTTACATAGCTGACCCCTCAATACAGCGCGATTTTCCCGATAGTTGGGATGGTTTCTATTATGCACCTTATGTAACCAACGAGCCAGAACTGGATATGACACTTATTATCGACAGGAACTCGGCCGAATTATTTGCTATGAACGGACTGATTTCCCTGTCGCGAAAGTTTTCGTTTAGCGAAGAATCGGTTCAGGTAAGCTTATTTAGAGAGACAGGAACCGTTAAGTTATTGAAAGGAACAATTACTGAATTCTAG